The proteins below come from a single uncultured Dethiosulfovibrio sp. genomic window:
- a CDS encoding HD domain-containing protein has protein sequence MAESRKSVAEIKVLPVGEKFSSVGVVLEIHEKKDKNGKSFWTLTIMDQTGAIDAKVWGNSQWWDYKEGVKSEIKDPASSSLVSNLKGSTIGVNGTVAEFKGKSQYNFSQVYLVDQDKDEYRPESFVQTAPIDPSELEERFDFLVEGCSGEIREFLRFLFDKEGETWKQFRIMPAAVSHHHAYVHGLLEHSITVTELALSMAKAVQGPARPDQSTVVAGGLLHDLGKLEAYVLNPGPGMTVQGTVIDHIALGFSRFNRLADDFGLSVTAKTALGHILLSHHGHREFGSPVLPATPEALVVSAADELDFKLFCWSDSVSQLKGGDLPEDSISELNYSTQRRFWKWRLDQE, from the coding sequence ATGGCTGAAAGCAGAAAGAGCGTAGCGGAGATAAAGGTGCTGCCTGTGGGGGAGAAGTTCTCCTCCGTCGGAGTGGTGCTGGAGATACACGAGAAAAAGGACAAAAACGGGAAGAGTTTCTGGACCCTTACCATAATGGATCAGACCGGAGCCATAGACGCCAAGGTCTGGGGAAACTCTCAGTGGTGGGACTATAAAGAGGGCGTGAAGTCGGAGATAAAGGATCCAGCCTCTTCGAGCCTTGTGTCAAACTTGAAGGGAAGCACTATCGGGGTCAACGGGACGGTGGCGGAGTTTAAGGGCAAGAGCCAATACAACTTCAGCCAGGTCTATTTGGTGGATCAGGATAAGGATGAGTATCGTCCCGAGTCCTTCGTTCAGACCGCTCCCATAGATCCCTCGGAACTGGAGGAGAGGTTTGACTTCCTGGTGGAGGGTTGTTCCGGGGAGATTAGAGAATTTTTGAGATTCCTTTTCGACAAAGAGGGAGAGACCTGGAAGCAGTTTAGGATAATGCCCGCCGCGGTGTCCCACCATCACGCCTATGTCCATGGGTTACTGGAGCACTCTATCACCGTGACCGAGCTGGCACTGTCCATGGCCAAGGCGGTTCAGGGGCCCGCCAGGCCCGATCAATCTACGGTGGTAGCAGGTGGGCTTCTGCACGACCTCGGGAAACTGGAGGCCTACGTCCTGAACCCCGGTCCCGGTATGACAGTTCAGGGGACGGTCATAGACCATATTGCCCTGGGCTTCAGCCGTTTCAACCGTCTAGCGGATGACTTTGGCCTGTCGGTGACCGCTAAAACCGCCTTGGGGCATATACTTTTGAGCCACCACGGCCATAGGGAGTTCGGATCTCCTGTCCTTCCTGCCACCCCAGAGGCCCTGGTGGTCTCCGCGGCGGACGAGCTTGACTTTAAGCTATTTTGCTGGAGCGACTCGGTTTCCCAGCTTAAAGGCGGAGATCTTCCTGAGGACTCAATCTCCGAGCTCAACTACTCCACCCAGAGACGCTTCTGGAAGTGGCGTCTCGATCAGGAGTAA
- a CDS encoding RluA family pseudouridine synthase has product MDRFKVSSHQDGRRLDKVIRGIWPSLPLGAMMKAFRKKQVRVDGVRAAFDQRLAEGQEVVVPWEPAEEAVPLSNYGSLDTIYRDDHIWVIDKPPGLLSQPDSKGGDSVVTRAQSMGGEFKPQAVHRLDRNTSGVMILALSGKVLRDLSSMWRGREITKTYWALVSGDIKEAGRVDAPLLKDQDSNKVEVDRRGQDALTLYTPLARGEGCTLCEVVLVTGRSHQIRVHMAHIGHPLLGDIKYGPPHQRERRPMLHARSISLSMAATGDLFFEAPLTDDMVQACLKRSVDLDSL; this is encoded by the coding sequence TTGGACCGGTTTAAGGTGTCGTCCCATCAGGACGGCAGACGGTTGGATAAGGTAATCAGAGGTATCTGGCCCTCTCTGCCCCTTGGAGCCATGATGAAGGCCTTCAGAAAGAAACAGGTTCGAGTGGATGGGGTAAGAGCCGCCTTCGATCAGCGATTGGCCGAGGGCCAGGAGGTGGTGGTCCCATGGGAGCCAGCGGAGGAGGCTGTCCCCCTGTCGAATTACGGTTCGCTGGACACTATCTATCGGGACGACCATATCTGGGTAATAGACAAACCCCCCGGCCTTCTGAGCCAGCCTGACAGCAAAGGAGGGGACTCGGTGGTGACCAGAGCCCAGTCTATGGGGGGGGAGTTCAAGCCTCAGGCGGTCCATAGACTGGACAGAAATACCTCCGGCGTGATGATCCTTGCCCTGTCGGGAAAGGTATTGAGGGATCTCTCCTCTATGTGGAGAGGCAGGGAGATCACCAAGACTTACTGGGCATTGGTCTCAGGGGATATAAAAGAGGCCGGTCGGGTTGATGCCCCTTTGCTAAAGGATCAGGATAGCAACAAGGTCGAAGTCGACCGTAGAGGACAGGATGCCCTTACGCTGTACACCCCTCTGGCCCGTGGAGAGGGTTGCACTCTCTGTGAGGTGGTTCTGGTTACCGGCCGAAGCCACCAGATCAGGGTCCACATGGCCCATATAGGTCACCCACTGTTAGGGGATATCAAATACGGTCCTCCTCACCAGAGGGAGAGACGACCTATGCTTCACGCTCGGTCCATATCCCTCTCCATGGCTGCCACTGGAGACCTGTTTTTTGAGGCTCCTCTGACCGACGATATGGTCCAGGCCTGTCTAAAGAGATCGGTGGACCTGGATTCCCTATAG